The Garra rufa chromosome 18, GarRuf1.0, whole genome shotgun sequence genome window below encodes:
- the rnf41 gene encoding E3 ubiquitin-protein ligase NRDP1, producing MGYDVTRFQGEVDEDLLCPICSGVLEEPVQAPHCEHAFCNACITQWFAQQQICPVDRTVVTLAHLRPVPRIMRNMLSKLQISCDNAGFGCTATLRLDQLQSHLKDCEHNPKRPVTCEEGCGLEMPKDEMPNHNCIKHLRSVVQQQQTKIADLEKTAAEHKHQLAEQKRDIQLLKAYMRAIRSANPNLQNLEESIEYNEILEWVNSLQPARVTRWGGMISTPDAVLQAVIKRSLIDSGCPLSIVNDLIENAHERNWPQGLATLETRQMNRRYYENYVAKRIPGKQAVVVMACENQHMGEDMILEPGLVMIFAHGVEEIL from the exons ATGGGGTACGACGTCACCAGGTTCCAAGGAGAGGTGGACGAGGATCTGTTGTGTCCCATCTGCAGCGGGGTGCTCGAGGAGCCAGTGCAG GCCCCGCATTGTGAGCATGCTTTCTGTAACGCCTGCATCACACAGTGGTTTGCACAGCAGCAGATCTGCCCTGTGGACCGCACCGTGGTGACTCTCGCCCATCTTCGACCCGTTCCCCGCATCATGCGTAACATGCTTTCCAAGCTGCAGATCTCCTGTGATAATGCCGGCTTTGGCTGCACGGCCACCCTTCGGCTCGACCAGCTGCAGTCACACCTCAAGGACTGCGAGCACAACCCCAAACGTCCCGTCACGTGTGAAGAAGGCTGCGG GCTCGAAATGCCCAAAGATGAGATGCCCAATCACAACTGCATTAAGCACCTACGCAGCGTGGTGCAGCAACAGCAGACCAAAATTGCAGATTTAGAAAAGACTGCAGCTGAGCACAAGCATCAACTTGCAGAACAG AAACGTGACATCCAGCTCCTGAAAGCTTACATGCGAGCGATACGCAGCGCTAACCCTAATTTACAGAACCTGGAGGAGAGCATAGAGTACAATGAGATCCTAGA GTGGGTGAACTCTCTCCAGCCTGCTCGTGTGACCCGCTGGGGAGGAATGATCTCCACGCCCGACGCCGTCCTCCAGGCCGTCATCAAACGGTCGCTCATAGACAGTGGATGCCCGTTGTCGATCGTCAATGACCTCATCGAGAACGCCCACGAGCGTAACTGGCCTCAGGGCTTGGCCACGCTGGAGACGCGGCAGATGAACCGCCGATATTACGAAAACTATGTGGCCAAGCGCATTCCGGGAAAGCAGGCCGTGGTGGTGATGGCTTGTGAGAACCAGCACATGGGTGAAGATATGATTCTGGAGCCAGGGTTGGTTATGATCTTCGCTCACGGCGTCGAGGAGATCTTATAG